In Pleurocapsa sp. PCC 7319, the following are encoded in one genomic region:
- a CDS encoding DUF6399 domain-containing protein, translating to MNLRQRCQAVFQAGYEWGKTSFRRLAKKTKLSKSSAHRLYHRIARRNQHPESSLWETEAGQDWLRLLVLATIFVFALQGGIGCERLSQFFHLLRLQRHIGVSPTALRSLRSQIELKIIDYQRQQEQQLRTSSSQVEVCAAADETFFDQVILVMLDLPSGYIFVEEITEDCQFETWQEKVTQVFKPLGLTVKYLVSDRAKAIVKLALKDLGTTSIADLFHVLYNLNRSLALELNCLGAKLQKQLKMQTEKRAEPELIAQIETNQRLLQQSRLTYDNCCHRLSTCLHPFALNENRPQTTETVAMELQSILHTLQTLRQTHQLKDSRNSLRAMKNQIESLSAIVDLWWSWVDQCLAACGCEINLVHWVKDYLLPAAYWQQQVQRTKNPDLRGDYQAASWKTQEFLRIHPMTMSLSSLEREQWQHWAIWMVSKFQRCSSAVEGRNGYLSQVHHNRRGLSSNRLKVSTVIHNFALKRTDGTTAAERLFGRKFPDLFEYLENNRTLAKVFYGILKDLLVY from the coding sequence ATGAATTTACGACAACGTTGTCAAGCTGTATTTCAAGCCGGATATGAATGGGGTAAAACATCGTTTCGCCGTTTGGCCAAGAAAACGAAGCTCTCCAAAAGTAGTGCACATCGACTATACCATCGAATAGCACGGCGAAATCAACATCCAGAATCTTCTTTATGGGAAACGGAAGCGGGACAGGACTGGCTTCGCTTATTGGTTTTAGCAACCATTTTTGTCTTTGCTCTTCAGGGGGGAATTGGTTGTGAGAGACTCTCTCAATTTTTCCATTTACTGCGCTTACAGCGACACATAGGAGTTTCACCCACGGCATTACGCAGTTTAAGGTCTCAAATAGAGTTGAAAATCATTGACTATCAACGACAACAAGAACAACAATTAAGAACCAGCTCATCTCAGGTCGAAGTTTGTGCGGCGGCAGATGAAACCTTTTTTGACCAAGTTATTTTGGTGATGCTCGATTTACCTTCGGGTTATATTTTTGTCGAAGAGATCACGGAAGATTGTCAGTTTGAGACTTGGCAAGAAAAAGTCACTCAAGTATTTAAACCATTGGGATTGACAGTTAAATATTTAGTGAGTGACCGAGCGAAGGCCATAGTCAAACTAGCTCTTAAAGATTTAGGCACAACTTCGATTGCGGACTTATTTCATGTTCTTTATAACTTAAACCGCAGTCTGGCTCTAGAACTTAACTGTTTAGGAGCTAAGCTCCAAAAACAACTAAAAATGCAAACAGAGAAGAGAGCCGAACCAGAATTAATCGCACAAATAGAAACCAATCAAAGACTATTACAACAATCAAGGCTCACCTATGACAATTGCTGTCATCGCCTCAGCACCTGTTTACATCCTTTTGCCCTTAATGAGAATCGACCTCAAACTACGGAAACTGTTGCAATGGAGCTTCAATCGATCCTTCATACGCTTCAAACTCTCAGACAAACTCATCAGCTTAAAGATTCTCGCAATAGTCTCAGGGCGATGAAAAATCAAATTGAATCATTATCTGCCATAGTTGATCTTTGGTGGTCTTGGGTTGACCAATGTTTAGCTGCTTGTGGATGTGAGATCAATCTTGTTCACTGGGTCAAGGACTATTTACTGCCCGCAGCTTATTGGCAACAACAGGTTCAGCGCACCAAAAATCCTGATTTGAGAGGGGATTATCAAGCAGCTTCCTGGAAAACACAAGAGTTTCTCCGGATTCATCCGATGACAATGAGTTTGAGTTCCTTGGAGCGAGAGCAATGGCAGCATTGGGCGATTTGGATGGTCAGTAAGTTTCAACGTTGTTCTTCTGCTGTGGAGGGGCGTAATGGATATCTTTCTCAAGTTCATCATAATCGACGAGGACTATCCAGCAACCGTTTAAAAGTCTCTACTGTGATTCATAATTTCGCTCTTAAACGAACCGATGGCACTACTGCGGCTGAGAGATTATTTGGGCGCAAATTTCCCGACTTGTTTGAGTATCTTGAGAACAATAGAACTCTTGCAAAAGTTTTTTATGGTATATTGAAAGATTTACTTGTTTACTAA
- a CDS encoding hybrid sensor histidine kinase/response regulator translates to MSESSVGVSQLQSNIEQKVIRILLIEDDVAEARLIKEILQNFNLNQFSLTHVTRLQNGLNRLKQEHFDLILLDLTLPDSQGLASVELIVQNFAHLPIVVLTNTNDNQQAIEAVRQGAQDYLVKRKINIDVLVRSIQYAIERQKASDLLRETNENLMNQIQQKTAELMKAKEINHIQSELVSMFSHDFRSPLTTVLSCAELLQNKSDRLNEEKKVYLFQMLRNASKNMVQLLDEVLLVGQTDADTFRCNLTPLNLELFCLELVEQLQFNADKKQIQIVFDVQGEIKQSAWDEGLLRHILGNLLANAIKYSPDGKQIKFDLIPQSQVMVFRIQDWGIGIPEEYHQNLFQPFHRASNVGRIPGTGLGLAIVKSCVETHQGEIKIDSQVNEGTTVTVTLPLL, encoded by the coding sequence ATGTCTGAAAGTTCCGTCGGAGTATCTCAACTGCAATCTAACATTGAACAGAAAGTGATCAGAATTTTGTTGATTGAAGATGATGTGGCTGAAGCTAGATTAATCAAAGAAATTTTGCAGAACTTTAATCTCAATCAGTTTAGCTTAACTCATGTTACCCGACTTCAAAATGGTTTAAATCGACTTAAACAAGAGCATTTTGACCTAATTTTACTCGACTTAACTTTACCTGATAGTCAAGGATTAGCCTCTGTAGAATTAATAGTCCAAAATTTTGCCCATCTACCAATTGTTGTTTTGACTAATACCAATGACAATCAACAAGCGATTGAGGCTGTCAGACAAGGGGCACAGGATTATTTGGTGAAGCGTAAAATAAATATTGATGTTTTAGTACGCTCAATTCAATATGCGATTGAGCGGCAAAAAGCCTCAGACTTACTGCGAGAAACTAACGAAAATCTAATGAACCAAATTCAGCAAAAAACTGCTGAATTAATGAAAGCCAAAGAAATCAATCATATTCAATCAGAATTGGTTTCGATGTTTTCCCATGATTTTCGTAGTCCTTTAACCACGGTACTTTCTTGTGCCGAATTACTCCAAAATAAAAGCGATCGCTTGAATGAAGAGAAAAAAGTCTATTTATTTCAGATGCTGCGTAATGCCAGCAAAAATATGGTGCAACTTTTGGATGAAGTCCTCTTGGTCGGACAAACTGATGCTGATACTTTTCGCTGTAACCTGACTCCCTTAAATTTAGAGCTATTTTGTTTGGAGTTAGTAGAACAATTACAATTTAATGCTGACAAAAAACAAATTCAAATTGTGTTTGATGTTCAAGGAGAAATTAAACAATCTGCTTGGGACGAAGGTTTATTAAGACATATTTTAGGCAATTTACTGGCAAACGCGATTAAATATTCCCCAGATGGCAAGCAAATAAAATTTGACCTAATTCCTCAATCACAAGTGATGGTTTTTCGCATCCAAGATTGGGGAATTGGTATTCCTGAAGAGTACCATCAAAATTTGTTTCAACCATTTCATCGCGCTAGTAACGTGGGCAGAATTCCAGGTACAGGTTTAGGTTTAGCAATTGTTAAAAGCTGTGTCGAAACTCACCAAGGCGAAATCAAAATTGATAGTCAAGTTAACGAAGGCACAACTGTAACCGTAACCTTGCCCCTACTTTAG
- a CDS encoding sulfiredoxin, whose amino-acid sequence MQIREIPVNQIHRPLPRQTDRAKVISLANSIAEDGLLEPIDVLEVEGQYYGFSGCHRYEAHQLLGKETIKCRVRRAPRSVLRAHMA is encoded by the coding sequence ATGCAAATTCGAGAAATTCCAGTCAATCAAATTCATCGACCTCTACCCAGACAGACAGACCGAGCAAAAGTAATCAGCTTAGCTAATTCAATTGCTGAAGACGGATTACTTGAACCGATTGATGTCTTGGAAGTTGAAGGACAATATTACGGTTTTTCTGGTTGTCATCGCTATGAAGCTCATCAACTTTTAGGGAAAGAAACAATCAAATGTCGGGTGCGAAGGGCTCCCCGTTCTGTATTAAGAGCGCATATGGCATAG
- a CDS encoding IS5 family transposase → MFTKLSRKYWRVRKLSSREFKRFTGVKRQTFRLMIRLVKAEQKQKKKPGRPSKLIIEDQILVTLQYWREYRTYFHISKDWKIAESTVYRLVRKIENILIKSRKFSLPGKKKLLDSSLDEDLILMDVMESPIERPTKHQKRFYSGKQREHTLKTQVVFGQKSNQIICLAHSKGKMHDFKLFKNSQTKFHQFLKVIADKGYQGIAKLHNLSETPIKKSKKKKLTKDQKKYNRELNRLRIAVEHVNRRLKIFKILSFPYRNRHRRFGLRSNLIAGIYNYELA, encoded by the coding sequence TTGTTTACTAAATTAAGCAGGAAATATTGGCGAGTTCGTAAACTTTCTTCAAGAGAATTTAAGCGATTTACTGGAGTAAAACGTCAAACTTTTCGACTGATGATACGGTTGGTCAAGGCAGAACAAAAGCAAAAGAAAAAACCTGGTCGTCCAAGCAAACTAATTATTGAAGATCAAATATTAGTAACTCTACAGTATTGGAGAGAATATCGAACATATTTTCATATATCAAAAGATTGGAAAATAGCTGAATCTACGGTATATCGTTTAGTTAGAAAAATCGAAAACATCTTAATTAAATCTCGAAAATTTAGTTTGCCAGGAAAGAAGAAATTATTAGATTCGTCTCTTGATGAAGACTTGATTTTAATGGATGTTATGGAGAGTCCAATTGAAAGACCTACCAAACATCAAAAAAGATTTTATAGTGGCAAACAAAGAGAGCATACTTTAAAAACTCAAGTAGTTTTTGGACAAAAAAGTAATCAAATTATATGTTTGGCCCACTCAAAAGGCAAAATGCATGATTTTAAACTGTTTAAAAATAGTCAGACGAAATTTCATCAATTCCTTAAGGTAATAGCTGATAAAGGATATCAAGGAATTGCTAAACTTCATAATTTGAGTGAAACCCCAATTAAGAAATCTAAAAAGAAAAAGTTAACCAAAGACCAGAAGAAATATAATCGTGAATTAAATCGGTTAAGAATTGCCGTGGAACACGTTAACCGTCGGCTAAAAATCTTTAAAATATTATCTTTTCCCTATCGAAATCGTCACCGAAGATTTGGTTTAAGAAGTAATTTAATAGCAGGTATTTATAATTACGAATTAGCTTAA
- a CDS encoding WD40 repeat domain-containing protein translates to MRTTTRRKVLKYGVLTLAGMTLVALLTKILKPSSDESQFAIELIDNIQITPSEEIWSLAISPNGQTLVSSSEDENIRSWNLTTGETKGIIFAHNEIVYALAFSPDGQVFASAGKDKRIKIWNAQDRSQLGLLQGHQDAVRAIAISPDGQYLVSGSWDKTVKVWQLESGELITTFEGHQDRVVTVAISNDSQVVFSGSIDNTIKVWSIKEAQLITTLSQHDDWVLALATSQQKNLLVSSGKDSTLKLWQYQSIELLQKFFMV, encoded by the coding sequence ATGCGAACCACAACGAGAAGAAAGGTTTTAAAATATGGAGTTTTGACGTTGGCAGGAATGACTTTAGTCGCCCTGCTTACAAAAATATTAAAACCATCCTCAGACGAATCTCAATTTGCAATCGAGCTAATTGACAATATTCAGATTACCCCATCAGAAGAAATCTGGTCTTTAGCTATTTCGCCCAATGGTCAAACTTTAGTTAGTAGTAGCGAAGATGAAAATATTAGAAGTTGGAATTTGACAACTGGCGAAACCAAGGGGATAATCTTTGCTCATAATGAGATAGTGTATGCTCTAGCATTTAGTCCTGATGGTCAAGTCTTTGCCAGTGCGGGTAAAGATAAAAGGATAAAAATCTGGAATGCTCAAGATAGAAGCCAGTTAGGATTGCTTCAAGGACATCAAGATGCAGTCAGAGCGATCGCCATTAGTCCTGATGGTCAATATTTAGTTAGTGGTAGTTGGGATAAAACCGTTAAAGTTTGGCAACTAGAAAGCGGTGAGTTAATTACGACTTTTGAAGGTCATCAAGATCGTGTTGTCACCGTAGCCATCAGTAACGATTCTCAAGTTGTATTTAGTGGCTCGATTGATAATACGATTAAAGTATGGAGCATCAAAGAGGCTCAATTAATCACTACCCTCTCGCAGCATGATGATTGGGTTTTGGCATTAGCTACTAGTCAGCAAAAAAATTTGTTAGTTAGTAGTGGCAAAGACAGCACTCTTAAACTTTGGCAATATCAATCAATAGAACTCTTGCAAAAGTTTTTTATGGTATGA
- a CDS encoding response regulator has protein sequence MDAKPKIILLVEDNKADIRLIQEALKNSSIDYQMVTARDGVAAMAYLRQESEYAEALRPDLIILDLNLPKKDGREVLAEIKTNSELKRIPVIVLTTSKNEDDIHQSYDLNANCFITKSRNLNQLFTIVKRIEEFWLTTVTLPSQ, from the coding sequence ATGGACGCAAAGCCAAAAATCATTCTTTTAGTGGAGGACAACAAAGCTGATATACGACTCATTCAAGAGGCATTAAAAAATAGTTCCATTGATTACCAAATGGTAACTGCCCGAGACGGTGTAGCAGCCATGGCATACTTGCGTCAAGAAAGTGAGTATGCTGAGGCGTTACGCCCTGATTTAATTATCTTGGATTTAAATCTGCCCAAAAAAGATGGTCGAGAAGTATTGGCAGAAATTAAAACCAATTCAGAATTAAAGCGGATTCCTGTAATTGTATTAACTACGTCTAAAAATGAAGATGATATTCATCAAAGTTATGACCTCAACGCTAACTGTTTTATTACCAAGTCCCGTAATCTTAATCAGTTATTTACAATAGTCAAGCGAATTGAGGAATTTTGGCTAACTACCGTAACTCTCCCTTCTCAATAG
- a CDS encoding LuxR C-terminal-related transcriptional regulator: MTFHSLFQRMAGASTEAELKYLLMDNLNQYFGVQRWGIYLADRENDLISCDVKGVSDRFVERYQQIGQSVDPVLKYVQEYHAPAHEELVLPKGTWKQSQLYQRCCIEYDHEHIMTGPIIGNGQLIGTINFARIGITPAFDVQDLSNLSAVCMHLSACLTNLRFQAVPIENPYFKLLTTREIQIANLVAQGLTNVEIGKELWISQNTVKQALKRMFRKLEVSSRTAMIAKLKS; the protein is encoded by the coding sequence ATGACTTTTCACTCCTTATTTCAAAGAATGGCAGGGGCATCAACTGAAGCTGAATTAAAGTATTTGTTGATGGATAACCTGAACCAATATTTTGGAGTACAACGCTGGGGAATTTATTTAGCAGATCGAGAAAATGATCTAATTAGTTGTGATGTCAAAGGAGTAAGCGATCGCTTTGTGGAAAGATATCAACAGATTGGTCAGTCTGTCGACCCCGTACTCAAATATGTCCAAGAATATCATGCCCCAGCTCATGAAGAATTAGTATTGCCCAAGGGGACATGGAAGCAAAGTCAACTTTATCAAAGATGCTGCATTGAATACGATCACGAGCATATTATGACAGGTCCTATCATTGGTAACGGTCAATTAATTGGGACAATTAACTTTGCTCGTATTGGTATTACTCCCGCTTTTGATGTTCAAGATTTAAGTAATTTAAGTGCCGTATGTATGCACTTATCTGCTTGTTTAACTAATTTACGTTTTCAAGCTGTTCCTATAGAAAACCCATATTTCAAGTTATTAACCACAAGAGAAATTCAAATTGCCAATTTAGTTGCCCAGGGATTGACAAATGTTGAAATTGGCAAAGAATTATGGATTAGCCAAAATACAGTAAAACAAGCTTTGAAACGAATGTTTCGTAAATTAGAAGTTAGTTCCCGTACTGCAATGATCGCCAAGTTAAAAAGTTAA
- the purE gene encoding 5-(carboxyamino)imidazole ribonucleotide mutase — protein MGSDTDLPTMEKAIAVCEFFNINHEVAIISAHRTPERMVNYARNAHKKGIRVIIAGAGGAAHLPGMVASLTPLPVIGVPITTRQLNGVDSLYSIVQMPRGIPVATVAIGNAQNAGLLAVQILATSDPQLQNKVELYRQNLSQMVLDKQEQLDKLGYQAYLAGMKN, from the coding sequence ATGGGCAGTGATACCGATCTGCCTACTATGGAAAAAGCGATCGCCGTATGTGAATTCTTTAATATTAACCATGAAGTAGCTATTATTTCAGCTCACCGTACTCCTGAAAGGATGGTTAATTATGCCCGCAATGCCCACAAAAAAGGGATCAGAGTAATTATTGCCGGTGCAGGAGGGGCGGCTCATTTACCAGGAATGGTAGCTTCTTTAACTCCTTTGCCAGTCATCGGCGTACCGATTACTACTCGCCAATTAAATGGAGTGGACTCATTATATTCGATTGTGCAGATGCCTAGAGGAATTCCGGTGGCTACAGTTGCTATTGGCAATGCTCAAAATGCTGGTTTGCTGGCGGTACAAATTTTGGCTACTAGCGATCCACAATTACAAAACAAAGTAGAACTATATCGGCAGAACTTATCACAAATGGTACTTGACAAACAAGAGCAACTTGATAAATTGGGTTATCAAGCCTACCTGGCAGGGATGAAAAATTAA
- a CDS encoding ATP-binding protein: MKDTRIRLASISSLNELEKQAIHTSSLIQPHGVILVLQEPELKIVQTTTNSYSVFGIHPEEMIGHTLEELLDPFQFEIIQRGVNQDNLDFINPTKIWARKEGDEYVIFDGVFHRNKDGILILELEPAASQENIPFLSFYHLARASINQLQETASLSDFCQIIVHEVRKVTGFDRVMLYKFDEDDHGAVIAEEKLDHLEPYLNLHFPASDIPKPARKLFSSNWIRLIPDAYAEPVELFPAKNPHSDRSVDLTLSILRSPYNCHLEYLHNMGVGASLTISLIEDGKLWGLIACHHLTPKYVPYELRKACEFLGRVIFSEISNREESEDYDYRMKLATMRSQLVDQMTESANFVDGLVKDESDFLDLAAADGAAVCFNGNWTLVGETPTEEELSFLVQWLYKNINEEVFYTDSLAEIYPEAEAYKNVASGLVAMAISRRNYVLWFRREVIQTVNWGGDPNNAYETINSEVGLRLSPRKSFELWKEEVCLTSLPWKQVEINGVKELRRAIVNIVLRQAEELALLAQDLERSNAELKRFAYVASHDLQEPLNHVSNYVQLLEMRYGDRLDEDAKDFIGFAVDGVSLMQTLIDDVLVYSKVDSQGSEFKITDVEVALEKALTNLQRRIRDSNAQIIVADPLPALRADSTQLMQLFQNLIVNAIKFRSTAPPKIEIRVERLEDEWLFSVQDNGIGIDPQFSERIFIIFQRLHTRDEYPGTGMGLAICKKIIECHRGKIWVESELGQGATFYFTIPVGGSERDLRNGRKAKNHSFSGGQQS, from the coding sequence GTGAAAGATACTAGGATTCGACTTGCCAGTATTAGTAGTCTAAATGAATTAGAAAAGCAAGCAATTCATACTTCTAGTTTGATTCAGCCTCATGGGGTTATTTTGGTTCTACAAGAGCCAGAGCTAAAAATAGTCCAGACAACTACGAATTCTTATTCGGTATTTGGTATTCATCCTGAGGAGATGATTGGGCACACCCTAGAAGAGCTACTCGATCCATTTCAATTTGAAATTATTCAACGAGGAGTGAATCAAGATAACCTTGACTTTATCAACCCAACTAAAATATGGGCGAGAAAAGAAGGGGATGAATATGTCATCTTTGATGGAGTTTTTCATCGCAATAAAGATGGTATTTTAATCTTAGAGTTAGAGCCAGCAGCATCTCAAGAAAATATTCCTTTCCTCAGTTTTTATCATCTGGCAAGAGCTTCGATTAATCAATTGCAAGAGACTGCCAGTTTGTCAGATTTTTGCCAAATTATTGTTCATGAGGTGCGCAAAGTAACGGGATTTGATCGAGTCATGCTCTATAAGTTTGACGAAGACGATCATGGTGCAGTAATCGCAGAGGAAAAATTAGACCATCTCGAACCATATCTCAATCTACATTTTCCTGCTTCCGATATTCCCAAGCCAGCTAGAAAGCTGTTTAGTTCCAATTGGATCAGACTTATTCCTGATGCCTATGCCGAACCTGTAGAATTGTTCCCCGCTAAAAACCCCCACAGCGATCGCTCTGTAGATCTTACGCTCTCCATTTTAAGAAGTCCTTATAATTGCCATCTAGAATATCTCCATAACATGGGGGTAGGTGCATCATTAACTATTTCCTTGATTGAAGATGGCAAGCTCTGGGGATTAATTGCCTGCCATCATTTAACCCCTAAGTACGTCCCTTATGAATTACGAAAAGCCTGTGAATTCTTAGGGCGAGTTATTTTTTCTGAAATTTCTAATCGAGAAGAAAGTGAAGATTATGACTATCGGATGAAGCTAGCTACCATGCGATCGCAGCTAGTTGACCAGATGACAGAATCAGCCAATTTTGTCGATGGATTAGTCAAAGATGAGTCTGATTTTCTCGATTTAGCAGCAGCAGATGGAGCAGCGGTTTGTTTCAATGGAAATTGGACTTTAGTGGGGGAAACACCCACAGAAGAAGAACTTAGTTTTTTGGTACAGTGGCTCTATAAAAATATTAATGAAGAGGTATTTTATACCGATTCCTTAGCAGAGATTTATCCTGAAGCCGAAGCCTATAAAAATGTTGCTAGTGGCTTAGTGGCGATGGCTATTTCTCGTCGTAACTATGTTCTTTGGTTTCGACGAGAGGTGATTCAAACAGTAAACTGGGGTGGCGATCCTAATAATGCCTATGAAACTATTAACTCTGAGGTTGGACTGCGTTTATCTCCCCGCAAATCCTTTGAATTATGGAAAGAGGAAGTCTGTTTAACTTCGTTGCCCTGGAAGCAAGTAGAAATTAATGGTGTCAAAGAATTAAGACGAGCCATTGTCAATATAGTGCTACGACAAGCAGAAGAACTAGCCCTTTTAGCTCAGGACTTAGAACGCTCTAACGCCGAGTTGAAAAGATTTGCCTATGTTGCCTCCCACGATTTACAAGAACCGTTAAATCATGTTTCCAACTATGTTCAACTTCTAGAAATGCGCTATGGCGATCGCCTAGACGAAGATGCCAAGGACTTTATTGGGTTTGCCGTTGATGGGGTCAGTTTAATGCAAACTCTAATTGATGATGTGCTGGTTTATTCCAAGGTAGATTCTCAGGGAAGCGAATTCAAGATTACGGATGTAGAAGTTGCCCTAGAAAAAGCCTTAACTAATTTACAAAGACGCATCCGCGACAGTAATGCTCAGATTATAGTTGCCGATCCTCTCCCCGCATTAAGGGCGGACAGCACTCAGTTAATGCAATTATTCCAAAATCTAATTGTCAATGCCATCAAATTCCGTAGTACGGCACCACCCAAAATTGAAATTAGAGTTGAACGCTTAGAAGATGAATGGCTCTTCTCGGTTCAAGATAATGGCATTGGTATCGATCCGCAGTTTAGCGAGCGCATTTTTATCATTTTCCAACGTCTCCACACCAGAGATGAATATCCAGGCACGGGTATGGGCTTGGCAATTTGCAAAAAAATTATTGAGTGTCATCGAGGCAAAATTTGGGTAGAGTCAGAATTAGGCCAAGGAGCTACTTTTTACTTTACGATCCCAGTAGGAGGGAGTGAACGTGACCTTAGAAATGGACGCAAAGCCAAAAATCATTCTTTTAGTGGAGGACAACAAAGCTGA
- a CDS encoding o-succinylbenzoate synthase, protein MDERFKFKFDIYQRRFKYPLRTSYGVWKVREGIIISLEDRAGKVAQGEIAPLSWFGSETMTQALEFCQHLGKIITVADIAAIPDRLPACQFAFESAWLDLIQAQDNRQPDDLDYCYLLPAGEQALTTWQEIYQTQSATTFKWKIGVYPLATEIEILQQLVSILPPQTKLRLDANGGLNLQQARKLLEVTDTLKAIEFVEQPLPPNNFAEILQLSQEYSTSLALDESVASYEQLKYVYQRGWRGVFVIKAAIMGFPSKLNKFCQDNSLDIVFSSVFETKIGRCAILKLAQKLYHPRAVGFGVNHLLNDSASKL, encoded by the coding sequence ATGGACGAGAGATTTAAATTCAAATTTGATATTTATCAACGTCGCTTTAAATACCCCTTACGTACTAGTTATGGTGTCTGGAAAGTACGTGAGGGGATTATTATTAGTCTTGAAGATCGAGCAGGTAAAGTTGCTCAAGGAGAAATCGCTCCTCTATCTTGGTTTGGCTCAGAAACCATGACTCAAGCATTAGAGTTTTGTCAGCATTTAGGGAAAATAATTACTGTTGCGGATATTGCTGCTATTCCCGATCGCCTTCCTGCTTGTCAATTTGCTTTTGAATCTGCTTGGTTGGATCTAATACAAGCTCAAGATAATAGACAGCCTGATGATTTAGACTATTGTTATTTATTGCCTGCTGGAGAGCAAGCTCTAACTACTTGGCAAGAAATATATCAAACTCAATCAGCAACTACTTTTAAGTGGAAGATTGGGGTTTATCCTTTAGCAACAGAAATTGAAATTTTACAGCAATTAGTTAGTATTCTTCCGCCACAGACTAAATTAAGATTGGATGCCAATGGAGGCTTAAATCTTCAACAGGCGCGAAAGTTGTTAGAAGTGACGGATACTCTTAAGGCGATCGAATTTGTGGAACAGCCATTACCCCCTAATAATTTTGCTGAAATTCTGCAATTAAGCCAAGAATACTCAACATCTTTAGCATTAGATGAATCGGTAGCTAGTTACGAACAGCTAAAATATGTCTATCAACGAGGTTGGCGCGGAGTATTTGTGATCAAGGCGGCGATTATGGGCTTTCCTAGTAAACTTAATAAATTTTGTCAAGATAATTCTCTGGATATTGTTTTCTCATCCGTTTTTGAAACCAAAATTGGTCGCTGTGCAATATTAAAATTAGCGCAAAAACTGTATCATCCTCGTGCTGTAGGTTTTGGTGTCAACCATCTGCTAAATGACTCCGCTTCAAAATTATAG
- the crtR gene encoding beta-carotene hydroxylase → MQSAQTLRTVSREYLKAPGGLNPNVLMVIAAIVLLTISTAGYFTGKIPGWCCFMANVLALHLSGTVIHDASHNSAHSNRVVNSILGHCSALMLGFAFPVFTRVHLQHHAHVNDPENDPDHFVSTGGPLWLIAARFFYHEFFFFQRRLWRKYELLEWFLSRLVLVTIVGLGIHYDFIGYVMNFWFVPALVVGIALGLFFDYLPHRPFKERDRWKNSRVYPSPILNLLILGQNYHLVHHLWPSIPWYKYQAAYYDTKPLLDAKGCEQSLGLWDGKNFLSFLYDIFLGIRFHKH, encoded by the coding sequence ATGCAGTCGGCCCAGACACTGCGAACAGTATCAAGAGAGTATTTAAAAGCTCCTGGTGGATTGAACCCCAATGTGTTGATGGTGATTGCAGCGATCGTGTTGCTGACTATATCGACCGCTGGTTATTTTACAGGGAAGATTCCTGGTTGGTGTTGTTTTATGGCCAATGTTTTGGCATTACATTTGTCAGGAACAGTGATTCACGATGCTTCTCATAATAGCGCCCACAGCAATCGTGTAGTAAATTCGATATTAGGGCATTGTAGTGCCTTGATGCTGGGATTTGCCTTTCCTGTTTTTACTAGGGTGCATCTGCAACATCATGCTCATGTTAACGATCCCGAAAATGATCCCGATCATTTTGTCTCTACTGGTGGTCCTTTGTGGCTAATTGCCGCCCGTTTTTTTTACCATGAATTCTTTTTCTTTCAAAGACGTTTGTGGCGTAAGTATGAGTTACTGGAATGGTTTCTCAGCCGATTAGTCTTAGTTACTATAGTTGGTTTGGGTATCCATTATGACTTTATTGGTTATGTCATGAACTTTTGGTTTGTTCCTGCTTTGGTTGTGGGAATAGCACTGGGATTATTTTTTGATTATTTACCTCATCGTCCTTTTAAAGAACGCGATCGCTGGAAAAATTCTCGGGTGTATCCTAGCCCAATTTTGAACTTGCTAATTTTAGGGCAGAATTATCACTTAGTACACCATCTTTGGCCCTCTATTCCCTGGTATAAATATCAAGCAGCTTACTATGATACCAAGCCTTTGTTAGATGCTAAAGGTTGTGAACAATCATTAGGTCTTTGGGATGGTAAAAACTTTCTCAGCTTTTTATACGATATATTTTTAGGCATTCGTTTCCATAAACATTGA